A region of Daphnia carinata strain CSIRO-1 chromosome 10, CSIRO_AGI_Dcar_HiC_V3, whole genome shotgun sequence DNA encodes the following proteins:
- the LOC130699925 gene encoding xyloside xylosyltransferase 1-like — MPKSIHLFLFLLVTCSLLVCLYYSEIEENVSRRFGPHLLGSNLRNLRASEDVSVLTGAFLNVTPSASVQHGEVEYQNNTSFVYSYHSANTKHANFSMTETIHLAVIFCNVGQKAALKWNFKKMTRSLFKHCSNNIALHFHLVTDPSSWEIAKEIIHHESKKTKINIQASAYFVDTFAQQFITTIEVLQQYFSAKPGTYYNQALFYASVRLPDLIPSNVAQLIFVDVDTEFRDSVEKLNQQFEYFDDQQLLGLAPELSPVYRHILYVYRNQHKTSLLGEPKGKGFPGYNSGVVLMKLDKMRQSTLYQSLLTNSSLGNFTEKYSFKGHLGDQDFYTLVALEYPHLFYTLPCNWNRQLCQWWKSKGYDDIFDLFYECKGFISLYHGNCNSQIPDANT; from the exons ATGCCCAAAtcaattcatctttttctcttccttctcGTTACATGCTCATTGTTAGTTTGCCTATACTATAgtgaaatagaagaaaatgtGAGTCGCCGATTTGGGCCCCATTTGTTGGGCTCTAATCTGCGAAATTTGCGCGCAAGTGAGGACGTCTCAGTGTTGACAGGTGCCTTCCTGAATGTCACGCCCTCAGCATCTGTTCAACATGGCGAAGTGGAATACCAAAATAACACTTCGTTTGTTTATTCTTATCACAGTGCCAACACCAAGCATGCCAATTTTTCTATGACGGAAACCATTCATCTTGCCGTGATTTTTTGTAATGTTGGTCAGAAAGCTGCATTGAAatggaatttcaaaaaaatgacTCGATCGCTTTTCAAGCATTGCTCAAACAACATTGCtttacattttcatttggtgACTGATCCATCTAGCTGGGAAATAGCCAAAGAAATCATCCATCATGAgtcaaagaagacaaaaataaatatccAA gcgTCAGCTTACTTTGTTGATACATTTGCCCAACAATTTATCACCACTATTGAAGTCCTTCAACAATATTTTAGTGCTAAACCTGGAACCTACTACAACCAAGCACTATTCTATGCTTCTGTTCGATTACCTGATTTGATCCCTTCAAATGTAGCTCAGTTAATATTTGTTGATGTAGATACTGAGTTCCGGGACAGTGTTGAGAAACTAAACCagcaatttgaatattttgatGACCAACAACTGCTTGGGTTGGCCCCTGAATTGTCACCTGTATACCGTCACATACTGTATGTTTATCGCAATCAACACAAAACTTCATTGCTAGGAGAACCTAAAGGGAAAGGCTTCCCAGGCTACAATAGTGGGGTGGTATTGATGAAACTAGATAAGATGAGGCAATCTACTCTATATCAATCACTTCTTACCAATTCATCCCTTGGCAATTTCACAGAGAAGTACAGTTTCAAGGGTCATCTGGGAGATCAAGACTTCTATACACTTGTTGCCTTAGAGTATCCTCATTTGTTTTATACACTTCCCTGTAATTGGAACCGACAACTGTGCCAGTGGTGGAAGTCGAAAGGCTACGACGATATATTTGATCTGTTTTATGAATGTAAAGGTTTTATCAGTCTGTATCACGGGAATTGCAACAGTCAAATTCCAGATGCTAACACTTAA
- the LOC130699909 gene encoding WD repeat-containing protein WRAP73-like, protein MECYSFRLSNGLFSFSPNGLFAAICNQQRLAVYLVSDFRQIRVIQCSEIVEYIEWSTDSELLLSAYLKKGKLDVWSIVQPEWKCKISTGSLGLIAAQFAPSSRHVLTTANLHLRITIWSLTDQNVCHINLPKQANPGIDFSVAGLYMAVVERRMAQDCVAIYTCDTWAQVTLIGGEAIDIGGVKWSPDGTKIAIWDGSHPGKLGIYLISGSKLADLTDVFGIHSIEWSPTAQILAVAAVGCKVKLINHLSWNAISTLNHPDKIRDSTCIVYCEVEDKLKYQLRNERPFALPGGSSIGQLLMTFSVDARYLAVQDQQRPRVLWVWELPFFTLKSVLVHCSAIKCFKWSNTDPRLAIVCGTGNLYAWTPRGCAVTDLRSAGINIASLKADRAEWDISGEHLMISGKDTGSVCQVKFLLTESI, encoded by the exons ATGGAGTGCTATTCGTTTAGACTGTCAAATGGACTTTTCTCATTCTCACCAAATGGGCTATTTGCTGCTATCTGCAATCAACAAAGACTTGCTGTGTACCTGGTTTCTGATTTCAGGCAAATTCGGGTGATCCAATGCTCAGAAATAGTTGAG TATATAGAATGGAGTACCGATTCAGAGCTTTTATTAAGTGCCTACCTTAAGAAGGGGAAACTAGATGTATGGTCTATAGTTCAACCGGAATGGAAATGCAAAATATCCACTGGTAGTCTTGGACTAATAGCAGCACAGTTTGCTCCTTCTTCTCGCCATGTCTTAACAACTGCAAATCTTCAT CTCAGAATAACCATATGGTCCCTTACTGACCAGAATGTGTGCCACATAAATTTGCCAAAGCAAGCCAATCCTGGCATAGATTTTAGTGTTGCAGGTCTTTACATGGCTGTAGTGGAAAGAAGAATGGCACAAGACTGTGTTGCTATTTATACATGTGACACTTGGGCCCAAGTAACT CTAATAGGTGGTGAAGCCATTGACATTGGTGGTGTGAAGTGGTCTCCAGATGGTACGAAAATAGCTATTTGGGACGGAAGTCATCCGGGGAAACTTGGAATTTATTTAATCAGCGGTTCAAAACTAGCCGACTTGACAGATGTTTTCGGCATTCACAGCATTGAATGGTCTCCCACTGCGCAAATTCTTGCAGTTGCTGCTGTCGGTTGTAAA GTGAAGCTTATCAATCACCTGTCGTGGAATGCGATTTCTACCTTAAATCATCCTGACAAGATTCGGGATAGCACGTGCATTGTTTACTGCGAGGTTGAAGATAAACTGAAAT ATCAATTGAGAAACGAACGTCCTTTTGCACTGCCTGGTGGATCATCCATAGGACAACTTCTCATGACTTTCAGTGTAGACGCTCGCTACTTGGCCGTCCAAGATCAGCAACGTCCACGTGTGCTATGGGTTTGGGAACTGCCATTTTTCACGCTGAAAAGCGTTTTGGTACATTGCTCAGCTATTAAAT GCTTTAAGTGGTCCAATACTGATCCACGATTGGCCATTGTCTGTGGAACTGGTAATCTTTACGCTTGGACACCTAGGGGTTGTGCTGTTACGGATCTACGGTCTGCAGGCATTAACATTGCATCTTTGAAGGCAGACCGGGCAGAATGGGACATTAGTGGTGAACATTTGATGATTTCGGGTAAGGATACAGGTAGCGTGTGTCAAGTGAAATTCTTATTAACAGAAAGTATTTAA